Genomic DNA from Acuticoccus sp. MNP-M23:
CGCAAGGTGCTTGCACCGCTGGTGTCCGGCGCCGACATTTCGGCCGCGGCCTTCCCGCACATGGCGGTCACCGAGTGCAAGGTGGCCGGAATTGCCGCCCGGCTGTGCCGGATGAGCTTTACCGGCGAGCTTGGCTTTGAGGTGAACGTGCCGGCCCGCCATGGCCTTGCGTTGTGGGACGCGCTGATGGCGGCGGGCGCTCCCTTCGCCATCACGCCCTACGGGACCGAGGCGATGCACGTGATGCGCGCCGAAAAGGGCTACATCATCATCGGTCAGGATACCGATGGCACGGTGACGCCGGACGATGCGGGCCTTGGCTGGGCGCTCGGCCGCAAGAAGGCCGACTTCGTGGGCATGCGCGCGCTCACCCGGCCCGACATGATCGCGCCCGGACGGCTACAGATGGTGGGCTTGCTGACCGAGGATCCGGCGAAGGTGCTGGAGGAGGGCGCGCAGGTGGTGACGGACCCGTTTGCGCCACTGCCGCTGCCGATGATCGGGCACGTGACGTCGGCCTATTTCAGCGATGCGCTGGGGCGGTCGATCGCCCTGGCGGTGGTGGCGGATGGCCGCGCCCGCATCGGCAGCACGCTGTCGGTGATGACGTGCGACACCATCAGCGATGTCCGCGTGGTGGGCCCGGTGTTCTATGATCCCGAGGGAGTGCGGCTCGATGCTTGATCGCGTATTGCCCGTTGCCATTCATGATCTGCCGGCCGGAACGCGGTTCAGCCTACGCACGGCGGAGCCTGCCTCCTGTGCCGGCACATTGCCGCTGCCCCGGCGCATTGGAGAAGTCGGCGAAGCGGAAGGCTACACCGTGTTCTGCCTGGGGCCGGATGAGTGGATGCTCATCGGCGCCGGCGAAGCCGCAGCGCCGGCAGCACCCGGCTGCGCGGTGATCGACATTTCGGACCGGGAGGTGGCGTTTGCGCTGTCCGGGTCCGGCGTGATGGACGCGGTGGCCGCCGGATGCCCGCGCGACTTGCGGCGGTTTGCGCCCGGCACTGCGGTGCGCACGCTTTATGCCGGGGTCGATGTGATCGTGTGGCGCCAGGCGGCGGACCGGTTCGAGATCCACGTCTGGCGCTCGTTTGCACCCTTCGTGCGCCACCGTCTGGAAACGGTGGCGCGGGAGCTTGCGCTCGGCCTCTGAGGCTCAGGGGTTCCGCAGGGCGCGTTCTGCCTCGAGCCGTTCGCGGCGGAGGTCTCGCGTGGTGCCGAGCATCGCGTCAATCTCCTCGGTCCGCCCGATGATCCGCTCGCGCACCCTTGCCCCCTCCGGCGTTGCCGCGTCGATGGCCTCGAGATTGTCGCGGTCGGCAGCGACGGCCTGCCGGAGGTCCGCAATGTCGGCCTCCAGCGTCTGCAGCCGCCGGTCGATCTCGGCAATCCGTGCGCTGGCTGCGGCAAGGCTGCGCAGCTGCGCGGCAGTTTCTTCATCAACCGCGCCGCCGACGCTGAGCACTTCCTCGATGACGTAAGTGGGAATGTTGCTGACCATGTACTGCTCGAGGATCGGGCGGACGGCGGTGACGTCGATCCGCGTCGCGCCCATCTCAAGCGTGGCGCGGACGCGGTAGAGACTTTCGCTCACCTTGATGACGTCCACCCGGGCATTGCTCTCGACGGTCACGGTTTCGTTGCCGTTCACCGGGACGTCTGTCACCAGGGTGACCGGCTCTGCCGCCTCAAGGGCCAGAACGATCTGGCGGGACGCATCCCGGCGCACGCGGAGCGAACCATCTGCAATCCGGGCACTGGTGAGCGTCTGCCTGCGGTTCTGGTTCAGCCGCGCGTTGACATCGGCCGAGCGGGCGAACGGCAGGATGGTGCGCTCGCCGGAATCGGCGCCGCCGAAGCGCGCATCGCCCACAAAGCCGTTCTGGTCGTAAACGGCAATGAGGCCGCCGGGCACGGTGGCATCTTCCGCAAAGGCAATGTCCAGCGCATCCATGGGGGTCACATCGTCGGGGGAGGCGATGTAGACGATCCGCTCGGCATCCTGCGACCCATCGAGAAACGGCACGTTGAGCGTGCGGCCTGCGGCAAGGTCAATGGCGCCCGCAACGGGGAAGATGGTCGCCGCGCTGCTGGCCACAGCAGGGCCGCCGGTGACGAGGTCGGCCTGCTTGGCGAACGCCGGGGCCGCCGCCGCGGCGATCCCGCCGAACGCACGCGAACGGCCGGCCTCCATCATCACCGGCGCAGGCGCGTCGGCCATCTCCTGCTCGACCACGTCGACCTCTGCGGTCCGCCCCACCTCGAACGGGGCATCGGGCCGCACGGTGCGCAGCGGCGAATAGACGTCCTGCCGGTAGGCGACGGGGGTGCCAACGGCGAGGCGCAGGTCGATGTCGTTCCAGTCGAGCCCGGTGGTGTTTTCCAGCGTTGCCCACCCCTGCAGCGCAACGTCGTCGCTTTCGCCCAGAATGGCGCGGTAGGACGGGCGCCACACGGTTGTCGGCACCACAAAGTTGAAGCCGGCGGTGCCTTCACCGTCGAGGCGGACAACCAGTTCGCGCCGCCCGTCGTCGACGCTGGCCTGCAAAGCGGGGACGACGCCGGACACGCGGTCCGACACCGCACCGCCCTCGATGGCAAGCGGCTTCTCGGTTTCGAACGTGGCGTAGGAGACGCTGCCGTTCTCGGTGGCAACCGCAATGCGCAGGGCAGGGCGGTTGCCCTCCTTCTCGCCGCCATCAAGCGTCACGAAGGCGAAGGCGAGGAGCTGGCCGGCAAGCTG
This window encodes:
- a CDS encoding sarcosine oxidase subunit gamma; the encoded protein is MLDRVLPVAIHDLPAGTRFSLRTAEPASCAGTLPLPRRIGEVGEAEGYTVFCLGPDEWMLIGAGEAAAPAAPGCAVIDISDREVAFALSGSGVMDAVAAGCPRDLRRFAPGTAVRTLYAGVDVIVWRQAADRFEIHVWRSFAPFVRHRLETVARELALGL
- a CDS encoding DUF4139 domain-containing protein — its product is MPAKTALVALALAGVALVGAPAAAEAANAHVTRVTLATGGLAAVEGVMDAPSDTMSLAIERALVADVLRTFVVTGDTAVRSIDLEAAESVGERSVTGRLLNGDLADPATILQSLIGQTVAIKGGATQLAGQLLAFAFVTLDGGEKEGNRPALRIAVATENGSVSYATFETEKPLAIEGGAVSDRVSGVVPALQASVDDGRRELVVRLDGEGTAGFNFVVPTTVWRPSYRAILGESDDVALQGWATLENTTGLDWNDIDLRLAVGTPVAYRQDVYSPLRTVRPDAPFEVGRTAEVDVVEQEMADAPAPVMMEAGRSRAFGGIAAAAAPAFAKQADLVTGGPAVASSAATIFPVAGAIDLAAGRTLNVPFLDGSQDAERIVYIASPDDVTPMDALDIAFAEDATVPGGLIAVYDQNGFVGDARFGGADSGERTILPFARSADVNARLNQNRRQTLTSARIADGSLRVRRDASRQIVLALEAAEPVTLVTDVPVNGNETVTVESNARVDVIKVSESLYRVRATLEMGATRIDVTAVRPILEQYMVSNIPTYVIEEVLSVGGAVDEETAAQLRSLAAASARIAEIDRRLQTLEADIADLRQAVAADRDNLEAIDAATPEGARVRERIIGRTEEIDAMLGTTRDLRRERLEAERALRNP